Sequence from the Nitrosopumilus maritimus SCM1 genome:
CTTCAATTAATCTTTAAAACCAAAATTTACATAACAATCATGAAAGAAAATCAAAAATTATGTATTATCTGTAATCACTCTTCAAGAGTAACAGATCCTTGGTGCGTTAATTGTGGAACAGATTTTTCAATCTGTTTTCATCAAACACAATCTAGATTTATCCACACTGTAAGATTAATGAATTAAGTTATTAGAATAAATTATTCCACGTGAATTATACCAGTCATCCAAGGATGAACCATACAAAAGTAATCATAGGTTCCTGTTTCTTCAAATGTGAATTCAAAAGTTCCACCAGACATGAACAAACCTGAATCAAATACTCCAGTAGGTCCTGCACTTACATTTCCACTAGTTACAGTATGTGCTGCAGTGTCATCATTACTCCAAGTAACGGTTGTACCAACTGCTACAGTTGCTTCATAAGGTAAATAGCATTCATTAGTTTCCTCACATCCAGGAACACCTGAACCTTCAGGTGCAGAAATAGTTAGTGACATTGGTAAATCAGATTGTGTTTCTGGCTCAGGCTCTGGTTCAGGAATTGGTTCTGGCTCAGGCTCTGGTTCAGGAATTGGTTCTGGCTCAGGCTCTGGTTCAGGAATTGGTTCTGGCTCAGGCTCTGGTTCAGGAATTGGTTCTGGCTCAGGCTCTGGTTCAGGAATTGGTTCTGGCTCAGGCTCTGCGATAACACATTCACCTACATAATCTAGTTTGACATTAGCAGCATCCAACATACAAGAATTACCGTAAGTTTCACCATCAACTCCACACATTGGATCCCATTGCATAGTACAAGCAATTGGTTGTTCTTCAACTGTTCTAGGTTCAATAATCTCATCAGGAGACATTGAAATTAATCCAACTGAGATTGCAACTAAAATTCCAACTGCAGCTATAATTCCATAAGAAAAATTCATCTCATCCACCTGTTAACTTTGCAAACTTTTCGTTCATACTTAACTTTTCCATAAATTCGATATTAGATAGAGCTACAACAGCAGATTCTACTACGGGTTTATCAGGATCATCTAATGCCTTCTCCAATGCGTCTTTTGCATCCTTATTGCCAACAACACCCAACGCAATTGCAGCTTCATGTCTTACAAACATACTAGGATCATTTAGAGTTGCATCAGTTAGTGGTGGGACCGAACTAGAATAACACATCTGGCCTAGAGAAAAGGCAGCTTCATGTCTTACCAATTCATTATCATCATCTTTCAAAACTTTGGCAATATAGGGAACTTTATCTTCTCCACCAAAATCAACTAAAATACACGTAGCTCTGGTTCTAACCACATAATCAGGATGATCTAAGAGTTTTACAAAGTATTCAGTATCCTTTTGCTCATACTTTTTTTCCATTTCAGCAAAAAGAGTCAATCGATCATCAGTAACTACTTGCAATATTTTTTGAGATTTCTGCGTCCTATATTTAGTTAATCAGACGGAATCTTAAATTTTTGAGGTATGTATTTAATGGAAAAAATACGATAATTCCTCATGAGCGCAGTAATTGGTGAAAAGGTACCAAATTTTGGAGTCTCAGATTGGGTCCAAGGTGCACCAACAAACTTTGACCAAGAAAAAGACCATATAGTTCTAGTAGAGGTATTCCAAGTAAACTGCCCAGGTTGTTTTATGCATGCCTTGCCTGAAGCAATTGAAATTTACAACAAATACAAAGATGATGGTGTAAGAGTAATTGGAATTGCTACTGCTTTTGAAGATTTTGATAAAAATACATTAGATAATTTGAAGATGTTAGCTGAGACAGGAGAAATAGTTGGAGAAACAAAAAGTGCATTCCAAATGAGCGGACAACTACAAGAAGGAGACAAGTTACCATACAAAATTCCATTTCCTTTAGCAATGGATAACCTGGTAAAGACAACAGGTGAAATAAGCCAAGAAAAAATTATGGAGTTTATCTATCCACAAATTCCAGAATTTGATTCACAACCAGAAGATTATAGAAATCAAATCATACAAAGAGTCAAAGACTATATGAAATCAAAAGAATACTCTGCTGAAACATTTGAAAAGTTTGCACTACGTGGAACCCCATCAACTATTCTAGTAGATAGAAAAGGAGTTCTAAGAGATGTTTCATTTGGTCAAGTTGGACAAGCAGAAGCAATGATTCAAAAATTACTTAGTGAAGATTAGATTATCTAATTAGAATAACAGTAACTGATAGTACTACAGCTGTGATAAAACCCCCAATAATAGCAATTTTTGCGTTATCCACAAGATAACTTTGGTCTCTAAATTTTAAGGATTTGTAAAAAACATTAATTCGATTTGATGTAACAAAGATTATGGAAGAAGGACAAATTATTGTTCCATTACTAATTGCAGCAGCAGTTGGGATTTTTGTAGGAACAAGAATATGGATTATGTTTAGAAAATAGATTTTTTTCTTATTCCCAAGATAACAATTGCAGGCAATCCAGCATACATTCCAATATTTAGAATTATCAAAGATACGCCGATTGACAGAATCTCAGATTCTGTTTCTGCAAAATCCATCAAAGATAGAGTAGTGATCATAGGAGTAATTCCTATTCTCACCATCTCCTTGAATACAGGATTTTCTCGTTGATAGTCTGCCATTTGAGGACTAAATGAATAATAAAATGCGTTAAATGAATTCATGAAAGATTTTCCAGATTCTATTTGTAGTAATTTATCATCTCTTAATTCTCGTAACTGTTGCACTTGAGGTGCCAACTCAGAACCAAATGTTGCAGTTGCAATCAAACATCCACCGCCAGGTTCTTCATGAGTAATTTTTTCATTAGGAACAACTTCTACAATCTCTTTTACACCAACAAGTGCATCTGTTCCAATGATATCGATTTTGTTGTTACCAATTCCAGTAAAGTTCAAAGTAACAAATGAAATCCTTTCATTTGATTTGTATTCTTGAATAGATTCAACATCATTTATCTGAAAAGTAAAATTGCCACCAAGGAGGTTTTTAGGAATTGTTACCTCACCTAGATTATCTTCCAGACCACTGTTAATGAATATAGTTAATCGTTTTTCATTTTTGTTAAACTCATGATCTAAAATATCAAAATTTGAAACAGTAACAACTTCAAAAGTGTGACCACTTGTATCAACATCAAGACGGGTTAACAATCCTGTTCTATCAGAAAGTTGGCCAAACACAGGAGATATTATTAGAAGTAATAATAACGGAATGAAAAATAGTACTTTCAATTTACGCTGTTTGAGAAATACGTTTAGTTAATTCTTTATCTTGTGCAACTCTTGGATGATCTGGGTCTGCCAAGATTACTTCAAACCAGTAGTGTTTACCATCTTTGTAGATAAAGTAAGAACCCAATAGTTTCATGTTTGGATATCTTTCACTAACTCTTCGTTCAGCAACAGTTTTCATATTGTCATCTGCCTTAATTCGTGTAACACCAAGATGTTTTGGTCTTCTACCACCAGTAGGTCTCTGCTTTCTCATGCCACCAGTACCAACTCGCATTCTAACAACAATAACACCTTGTTTTGCTTTGTATCCCAATCTTCTTGCCCTTTGAATTCTACTAGGCTTGTCAATTCGGGTAACTGCATTTTGTTTACGCCATCCAACTACACGCTCACGTAGCTCTGGAGCGTTTTCTTTCCAGAGTCTGATCCATACTTGGTCTTGACGACTAGGCATATCGGGCATAGTAAAATCCCCTTTAATAACTGTAAATCGTGTAATTCTAAGCATCGCTAAAGCAGTTAAAATTCTCTTGAGTGGGGCATCACATTCCACGCACTCGAAGAGTTGCATCCGCAGAAAACTCGATAAAACAACTACGCCAAAGTTGTTAAAAAGGATTCCTGAGAATTGTTTTGAGATTTTTATTGAGTAAAATGGGCATGAAAAAAGATGAGAGTTAGAAATGTGATATTATCTACGATCATAGTTCTAAGTTTGACTGTTTTACCATCTGCACATGCAGAGCCCATAGTAGAAATCATTATGGAGAAAACGACTTACAGTTACTGTGAAAAATTATTCTATACAATCAAAGTTTCAGAAGTTACAGGAAATCCTGCAATAATTCACATTAGAGATGAGACAGGGAAAGGAAGCAGTGCAATTCCATTTCCAGTAACTGAACTAGAAAATCCAGTACCATCAAGAGTTGCTTTTGAAAAAGAAATTTTCCCGTTAGGAAAATACTTTATTGATATAGAGTATTCAGGAGTGCAGACAACTGCAGAGTTTACATTAATTGATTCAGGTAAAGTATGCATTCCAGAAACAGTAAAACCAATCATGGCAAATTGGCTTTCAGGAAACATATCAGATGGATTTCTAATTGATGCATTTGAAAAATTTACAGAAGATTTAGAACTTTTCAAAATTCCATTTGATATAAATGAAACAACTGTTTATGATGTTAGAATTCCAGAATGGGTAAAAAATGTAGGATACTGGTGGCTTGAAGGGATG
This genomic interval carries:
- a CDS encoding plastocyanin/azurin family copper-binding protein; its protein translation is MNFSYGIIAAVGILVAISVGLISMSPDEIIEPRTVEEQPIACTMQWDPMCGVDGETYGNSCMLDAANVKLDYVGECVIAEPEPEPIPEPEPEPEPIPEPEPEPEPIPEPEPEPEPIPEPEPEPEPIPEPEPEPETQSDLPMSLTISAPEGSGVPGCEETNECYLPYEATVAVGTTVTWSNDDTAAHTVTSGNVSAGPTGVFDSGLFMSGGTFEFTFEETGTYDYFCMVHPWMTGIIHVE
- a CDS encoding HEAT repeat domain-containing protein; its protein translation is MQVVTDDRLTLFAEMEKKYEQKDTEYFVKLLDHPDYVVRTRATCILVDFGGEDKVPYIAKVLKDDDNELVRHEAAFSLGQMCYSSSVPPLTDATLNDPSMFVRHEAAIALGVVGNKDAKDALEKALDDPDKPVVESAVVALSNIEFMEKLSMNEKFAKLTGG
- a CDS encoding TlpA family protein disulfide reductase codes for the protein MSAVIGEKVPNFGVSDWVQGAPTNFDQEKDHIVLVEVFQVNCPGCFMHALPEAIEIYNKYKDDGVRVIGIATAFEDFDKNTLDNLKMLAETGEIVGETKSAFQMSGQLQEGDKLPYKIPFPLAMDNLVKTTGEISQEKIMEFIYPQIPEFDSQPEDYRNQIIQRVKDYMKSKEYSAETFEKFALRGTPSTILVDRKGVLRDVSFGQVGQAEAMIQKLLSED
- a CDS encoding CFI-box-CTERM domain-containing protein; its protein translation is MKVLFFIPLLLLLIISPVFGQLSDRTGLLTRLDVDTSGHTFEVVTVSNFDILDHEFNKNEKRLTIFINSGLEDNLGEVTIPKNLLGGNFTFQINDVESIQEYKSNERISFVTLNFTGIGNNKIDIIGTDALVGVKEIVEVVPNEKITHEEPGGGCLIATATFGSELAPQVQQLRELRDDKLLQIESGKSFMNSFNAFYYSFSPQMADYQRENPVFKEMVRIGITPMITTLSLMDFAETESEILSIGVSLIILNIGMYAGLPAIVILGIRKKSIF
- a CDS encoding 50S ribosomal protein L15e produces the protein MPSRQDQVWIRLWKENAPELRERVVGWRKQNAVTRIDKPSRIQRARRLGYKAKQGVIVVRMRVGTGGMRKQRPTGGRRPKHLGVTRIKADDNMKTVAERRVSERYPNMKLLGSYFIYKDGKHYWFEVILADPDHPRVAQDKELTKRISQTA